From the Sphingomonas aliaeris genome, one window contains:
- the aroA gene encoding 3-phosphoshikimate 1-carboxyvinyltransferase — MRGRVAVPGDKSISHRALMLSALAVGESRIEGLLEGEDVLATAAAMRAMGATITRGDDGIWTVHGVGVGGLMQPATALDMGNSGTSTRLLMGLVASHDITVTFIGDASLTSRPMARVIDPLSQMGADITASPGGRLPLMVRGLNPAVPITYTLPVASAQVKSAILLAGLNTPGTTRVIEPVATRDHSERMLAGFGADLTVEQTPEGRVISLVGEAELKPQQIVVPGDPSSAAFLVVAATIVPGSDVVVANVGLNPTRAGIFTALRMMGADITELDPRTVGGEPVADLRVRHAKLTAIEVPADLAPSMIDEYPILFVAAACATGTTVARGAHELRVKESDRIAAMAAALGEIGVRTEEYDDGLAIHGSGGAGLPGGGTIATKLDHRIAMSLSVAALVSDRPVEIDDASPIATSYPIFFASLDALRGTNDVAAA; from the coding sequence TTGCGCGGTCGCGTCGCGGTGCCGGGCGACAAATCGATCAGCCACCGCGCGCTGATGCTGTCCGCGCTTGCGGTCGGCGAAAGCCGCATCGAAGGGCTGCTGGAGGGCGAGGACGTGCTCGCCACCGCCGCCGCGATGCGCGCGATGGGGGCGACGATCACGCGCGGCGACGACGGCATCTGGACCGTTCACGGCGTCGGCGTCGGCGGGCTGATGCAACCCGCGACCGCGCTGGACATGGGCAATTCCGGCACCTCTACACGCCTGCTAATGGGTCTCGTCGCCAGTCACGACATCACCGTCACCTTTATCGGCGACGCATCGCTGACATCCCGGCCGATGGCGCGCGTCATCGATCCGCTGTCGCAGATGGGCGCGGATATAACCGCCTCGCCCGGCGGGCGCCTGCCGCTGATGGTGCGCGGGCTGAACCCCGCCGTACCGATCACCTATACGCTCCCGGTCGCCTCGGCCCAGGTCAAGTCCGCCATCCTGCTCGCCGGGCTCAACACGCCCGGCACCACCCGCGTGATCGAACCCGTCGCCACCCGCGATCATAGCGAACGGATGCTGGCAGGGTTCGGCGCGGACCTGACCGTCGAGCAAACGCCGGAGGGCCGCGTCATATCTCTGGTCGGCGAGGCCGAGTTGAAGCCACAGCAGATCGTCGTGCCGGGCGATCCGTCCTCCGCCGCTTTCCTCGTCGTCGCCGCGACGATCGTCCCCGGGTCCGACGTGGTCGTCGCCAATGTCGGCCTGAACCCGACCCGCGCCGGCATCTTCACCGCGCTGCGTATGATGGGCGCGGACATCACCGAACTCGATCCCCGCACGGTCGGTGGCGAGCCGGTCGCCGACCTGCGCGTACGCCATGCGAAGCTTACCGCGATCGAGGTACCGGCCGATCTCGCACCCAGCATGATCGACGAATATCCCATCCTGTTCGTCGCCGCCGCCTGCGCCACCGGCACGACAGTGGCCCGCGGCGCGCACGAGCTGCGCGTCAAGGAATCGGACCGTATCGCCGCAATGGCCGCGGCGCTCGGCGAGATCGGCGTGCGGACCGAGGAATATGACGACGGCCTCGCGATCCACGGCAGCGGCGGCGCGGGCCTGCCCGGCGGCGGCACGATCGCGACGAAACTCGATCACCGTATCGCGATGAGCCTGTCGGTCGCAGCTCTGGTGTCCGATCGCCCCGTCGAAATCGATGATGCGTCGCCCATCGCAACCAGTTACCCTATATTCTTCGCGTCCCTTGACGCGCTCAGAGGAACCAACGACGTGGCCGCCGCATGA
- a CDS encoding FYDLN acid domain-containing protein, which translates to MIKAEWGTKRTCPKCATRFYDLEKDDPVTCIECGSTWTPEPILKSKQPLPFEAAKPDLVKKDDDLAGDDEDIDTGEDEEISPDDEVDLGGDDDIGVEAPVEDDEH; encoded by the coding sequence ATGATCAAGGCCGAATGGGGCACGAAGAGAACGTGCCCGAAATGCGCAACGCGCTTCTACGATCTCGAGAAGGACGATCCCGTCACGTGCATCGAGTGCGGATCGACCTGGACGCCCGAACCGATCCTGAAGTCGAAGCAGCCGCTGCCGTTCGAGGCGGCCAAGCCCGACCTGGTCAAGAAGGATGACGATCTGGCCGGCGACGACGAGGATATCGACACCGGCGAGGACGAGGAAATCTCGCCCGACGACGAAGTCGATCTGGGCGGCGACGACGATATCGGCGTGGAAGCGCCGGTGGAAGACGACGAGCATTGA
- the cmk gene encoding (d)CMP kinase: protein MIIAVDGPAASGKGTIARSLARHYGLPYLDTGLLYRAVAENVRRMELNPEIEADAVAACDFEDALLDDPVLRTDDVGKMASIASVHPLVRAALFHRQRRFANQPGGAVLDGRDIGTVIAPEADAKLFVRATPTIRAKRRHAELRDNGSSVSLDKVLADIRARDLRDSTRSAAPLVAANDAALLDTSFLSIEASLQRAIELVDRQVALRAERDAYRSS from the coding sequence ATGATCATCGCCGTCGACGGACCCGCCGCGTCGGGCAAGGGCACGATCGCCCGCTCGCTCGCGCGTCACTACGGCCTGCCCTATCTGGATACCGGCCTGCTGTACCGTGCGGTTGCCGAGAACGTCCGCCGCATGGAATTGAACCCGGAGATCGAGGCCGACGCCGTCGCCGCCTGCGATTTCGAGGATGCGCTGCTTGACGATCCGGTCCTGCGCACCGACGACGTCGGCAAGATGGCGTCCATCGCGTCCGTCCACCCGCTGGTGCGCGCCGCCTTGTTCCACCGCCAGCGCCGCTTCGCCAACCAGCCCGGCGGCGCGGTGCTCGACGGACGCGATATCGGCACCGTAATCGCGCCTGAGGCCGACGCCAAGCTGTTCGTCCGCGCCACGCCCACGATCCGCGCCAAGCGCCGCCACGCCGAACTGCGCGACAACGGCTCCAGCGTCAGCCTGGACAAGGTGCTTGCGGACATCCGCGCCCGCGACCTGCGCGATTCGACACGCAGCGCGGCGCCGCTCGTGGCGGCGAACGACGCGGCCCTGCTCGACACCAGCTTCCTGTCGATCGAAGCCTCGCTGCAACGCGCGATCGAACTGGTCGATCGGCAGGTGGCGCTTCGTGCCGAACGAGACGCCTACCGCTCGTCATAA